The genomic interval ATACAGCAGCCATCGAACAACCAAATGGTAGCTCGATTGCGTAAAAATGATAATCATTATCACTGTGATTGTCAACGCTGCTCTGCTCCCTCCTAAAAATGAATTTTTGAAGGGCGCAGGCGTTTTTGGTTTGAGAAACCAGCTAGAAAGCTAGCGGATTACGAAAAAAGACGGGAGCTGGAAAGCCCTACCTCTTTCCCAGCAGGGAGGAAAAGCGACCCGTGTGGCATCAAGTCCATGTACTAGAATCTAGAAAAGCAGGCGAAATTTTTTAACCTATTTTCGTTCATCATGTTGACTCTCAGCGACGAATTCTCGCCTCAAACCGACATGCCGCCAGATTCACATCATCGAATCGGGGAAAAAGCTGCTTTCTTGAAGAACTCATTTCTGCTCCCATTGTGGCTATCAAACCTATCGAGACGTGCAGCAGCACAAGTGGTTTTGAACCGAGGTGTCGCAAGTACATCCACCACAGGGTAGAAAAAAGCTTGTCGAGGGTCCCTGTGGCCGGGGATGGACTAGCTCATAGCGCATCTCTTCCCAGGCACACCCAATGAAGCGAGAATCTCACGAGTTCTATTCGTGAGAATGTCAAAGCTTAGCTATGATGCGTTTCTTTTGCTGCTTCTGAGGATTCATCAGCAGTATTTTCTTCTGGTTCTTCCCCGACATCTGTTCCCTGAACCACCAAAACCGCACAATGGGCGTGGTGCAGTACGTAATTGCTAACGCTACCCAGAACGAATTCCGTCCAACCGCTTCTACCCCGACGACCCAATACAATCAAATCGGTGTCGGTGTTAGCGGCAATATCGCAAATCCAGGAACCGGCAGGGGCAAAGCGACATTCAAACCCTACGGAAATTTGTTTATCCTCGGCTGCCTGCAAGTAAGGCTGCATGGCGTTTTTTGCCTCTTGAATGGCTGATTCGAGTTTTTCTTCCCGTAGTTTTTGAAAGCTATCCAGCAGTTCTGCGTTGGCGGGATTGCCAATACCCACCAGAGAGCTATTAGCTTTCTCTTCATATTCGTGGGGAAGGGCATGAAATATGATTAGGTGGCTGTTGTGTTCCTCGGCAATTTTTAAAGCTTTTTCAAAGACAGCTTGGGAGCGTTCGGAGCGATCGAGGGCAACAAGAATTTTTTTATACATGGTTCTTTCTCAAGAGAACTCAGCAAAAAAGGAAAAAAGCAAGGCACAGCGATCGCCCCTCCAGCAACTTACTGAAGGAGCGTCGCGTTTTTGATGGTTGTCCTACAGAGGGCTACAAGTTGAGTTCTACCCGTACCAATTCGCCACCGCGATGCAATTGGAAACCAACTTTTTCGCACACCCGTTGCATAGCGTAATTTTCGGCTAGGACTTCAGCTTGGATGTGCCGGAGATTTTCTTCTTTGCCTACTTGTACCAATCGTTTCAGCAGTTCGGTTCCCAATCCTTGGCGCTGGTAGGCATCACTTACCAACATAGCAAATTCGGCACTGGGGACGCCATGTAGCTTGCTCAAACGAGCCACAGCCAAAATTTCCCGCTCGCCCCGATCGGGATGTTGGCGTTCGGCCACCAGAGCCATTTCCCGGTCGTAATCGATAAAGCAAATACGGGTCAGGCGTTCGTGGGCGATGCGGCGGCTGAGCTTCATTAAATTAAAATAACGCAAATAGACGCTTTCTTGGGATAAGCTTTCATGAAACTTAACCATCAAAGGTTCGTCCTCCGGACGAATGGGACGAATGGTCACCGGCGTTTCATCGCGCAGCTGCCAGGTTTGGACATACTGTAGGGGATAGGGGCGAATGGCGGGGGTGGGCAGTTTTTCCTCGCTGGTATTTCGATCGAACACCACCACCCGGGCATCCAAAGACACCAAGCGATCGCTGGAAGCCAGTAAA from Geitlerinema sp. PCC 9228 carries:
- a CDS encoding universal stress protein yields the protein MYKKILVALDRSERSQAVFEKALKIAEEHNSHLIIFHALPHEYEEKANSSLVGIGNPANAELLDSFQKLREEKLESAIQEAKNAMQPYLQAAEDKQISVGFECRFAPAGSWICDIAANTDTDLIVLGRRGRSGWTEFVLGSVSNYVLHHAHCAVLVVQGTDVGEEPEENTADESSEAAKETHHS